From the Variovorax terrae genome, the window GCATGGGGCTGCTGTCCGGAGGACAGCGTCAGGCGGTCAGCCTGCTCATGGCGTCCCTACGGCCATCGCGTATTCTTTTGCTCGATGAACATACGGCTGCACTTGACCCAAAGACTGCTGCGTTCGTTCTTGAGCTTACGCGCAAGATCGTGGAAGAGGGGAAGCTGACCACGATGATGGTCACTCACAGTATGAAGCAGGCTCTGACCCATGGGTCGCGTACCGTGATGCTGCACGAGGGGCGAGTCGTACTGGACGTGAGCGGAGAGGAGCGCGCCGGCATGGACGTTCCAGATCTGCTTCGAATGTTCGAGCACACACGCGGCGAGGCGATCGCTGACGACGCGCTGTTGCTGGGCTGAGACGGGTGGGCTTTTGGCCAGTGGTGATACGGGAGAACCACTATCGGCGAGCATATCCCAAGCACGCCTTCGTTTTTCCCACCAAGCGCGGCACCTTAGATCGATAAAATTGACGTTAGCAAAGCCATGAGCTCTGCATCTTCTCTTCCGACATCTATTTCGATTCGCCTTATTCGTCGCGAGGACTACGAGCAATGGATTCCATTGTGGGAGGGGTACAACGCGTTCTATGGCAGAAGTGGGGATACGGCGCTCGATCCCGAGATTACCGCTGTGACGTGGTGGCGTTTTTTCAACCCGATAGAGCCAGTATTCGCGGTGGTGGCCGAAACAGAGGAGGTTGTTGTCGGATTCGCGCACTTCTTGTTCCATCGCAGCACAACAAGACTCGAACCCGTGTGCTATCTGAATGATATCTTCACTCTGTCGGCGTTCCGCGGAAGGGGGATAGGAAAGTCTCTCATCCATGGCGTGTACGAGTATGCGCGCAATGCAGGCGCACGCAGAGTCTATTGGCAGACGCAGGCAGCGAATGAAGCTGGGCGAGCGCTGTATGACAAGGTGGCCATGAATTCCGGCTTCATTGTGTACTCGCACCAATGCTGATTGTTCGGGACCTTTCCATAGAAAAACGACTACGCCTGAGAAGGATTTGGCGACCCGTGACACATCGCTCAGAAGAGACTGAGTGTGGCCTCACGCGCAGTTCAATATCGGCCTCGATCGCTTTGATGGGCGCAGGTGCGGATCAGGCCTTTCACTTCGGCACGCTGCCGGATTCAGGCGCCCCCGAGCGGCGACTGCGTGTCGTTGAACGCATTCTGGTCTCCTCGCCAAGCTGCCGGTGGCGCCGCACCGGTCTGGGGACTCCGGCCGATCTCGCGTAGCACCTCATCGTGGCCGGTACCGATCCGTCCGGACGAATGCCGATTTGACCAACAATAAAGACTAGGCCGGCCGCCTTCACCGCAGGCGAATATTGAAACGCCTCGAAACTTGGTTGCCGCCGAAGACAGGGTCGTTTTCAGATAAGCGTAAACGCTCAATATTCGCGTTTGTCATTCGAACTCACTTTTTCCAGAGTAGCGGACGAGGCCTGAACCCCAGTTGCCCCTTGGCCTTCCTGTTGGAAGCACCGGTCAAGGACAAGTGGTAGTAGACGGCCTCCTCGCCAGCCAATTTCAACGCTTCCTGGCCGCTTGCGCGTGTCGGAGCGGGAGCCTCCACCCAGTTGGCAAAGGCGGGCATCCATTCGGCGACCGGCAAGGGATCGTCGTCAACAACGTTGTATATGCCAGCCGGGGCAGTCAGAGCAGCGACCGTAGCGGCCACCGCATCATCGATGTGGACGAAAGACCAGACAGCATTGCCAGCACCCAGAATCACGGCTTTGCCATCCCTGGCATCCTGGGCAATGACGCCATCGGGCCGATACCAGGTGCCCGGCCCATAGAAGAAGCCGTAGCGCAGGGACACCCCCTCCAGCAAAGTCGATGTGCACACCTTGTCTTCGTATTCACCGATGGCACGGGTGCTTTCACCAATCTCTCCCGGGGCTGCGTAGCGTAGCTTTGCAGTCTCATCCGCCAGTTGCCCAACTGGTGCATCGAGATAAAAACCTCGGGACTGCATGATGTAGCGCTTCACACCCAGCGACTGTGCTGCGGCCAGCAGGTTGCCGCCGCCCTCGCGGTGCAGGCGTGTATCGTTCGGCATGGATTTGATGATGTCCGCCGGCGTCGCTGGCAGCCAGGTCAACTGGTCGATCACGACGTCCGGGGATGCCACATCGATGGCGGCATGCACGGCCTTGGGGTCAAAGGCATCGGCGACCGACGCCGACGCCCCCAGTTCGCGAAGACGATCCACGCCCGCTCCGGCGCGAGTCATGCCAGTGACTTGATGGCCAAGCGCGCACAGCACGCGCACCAGCGGTAGCCCAATGACGCCGGTGGCGCCTGCAATAAAGATCTTCATGATCCATTCTTTCTTTGAAGGGGAGCAGCTTGCGCTCAGCTTTTGTCGGCTTGGAGGCCATCCGGCTCGCGGCGAAAGCTGATGGCCAGGCGGTTGTAGGCGTTCATCAAGCTGATGGCCATGGTCAGGTCGGCCAGTTCCTTTTCACTGAACACGGCCGCGGCTGCCTCGAAGGCAGCATCCGGTACATGCGTCTGCGCCACCAGGGTCACCGTTTCAGCCCATGCCAGCGCGGCTTGCTCCCGTGCGCTGAAGATACTGCCCGCCTCGCTCCAGGCTTGCACCAGGGCCAGCTTCTGCACGGACACGCCTTTCTTCGTCAAGTCACGAGTATGCATGTCCAGGCAGTAGGCACAGCCATTGATCTGGCTGACGCGCAGATAGACCAGTTCGACCAGCACGTCTTCAAGGCCCGATTGCAGGATATAGCCATACACGCCTCCGAAGGCCTTGACGCCGCCGGGAGCGGCCTTTGTGTAATCCAATCTCATCTTCAACTCCTCATTCGTTGGTGGTCAGTGGGGTGTCGTTGCTGTCCACGACAAACACGGCGAGCAGCTTGGCAGGCTGGGTCTTGCTCGCATTGCGGCTGACGGGATGCCGTGAGCCGGGCTCTTCGTAGAAGCTCTCCCCGGCCTTGTAGATCCGCTCGGGGCCATCGTTGACCTTGCTGGCAATGCGGCCCGAGACGACATAGGCGTAGATGAACGAAGACTTCGCATGCGTGTGTGGCAGCGAGGCCCCGCCTGGTGGATAGAGCACCTCCACAGCAATCAGCGACTTGCCAGGAATATTCGTGATTGGTTGAGAAAAATTCGGCTTCACCGAGTCACCTGCGCCATGCGCCGATGCGACCCCGATAAAACTCAATCCCACCGCGAAGGTCAACGGGAAAAGAACGTGTTGAAGTTTCATATCCATCTCCTGATAGCCGCAATGATGCTTCTGGGATGGTTTATCCAAAAGACCTGAAAATATGAAATGTGGCTGTACTATGGATCGATGAGCAGTCCATTGCACATCCCCCTGGATCGATCGGCCAAGACTTCCTTTGCCGAACAGATATGCGCCGGAATTACCAGTGCGATCGAGAGCGGTGTGCTCGAATCTGGGGCAAGGCTGCCGTCCTGGGTCGATCTCGCAGCGCAGCTGGGCGTAGCGCGTGGAACAGTCAAGGCGGCATACGAACGGCTGGCGGATGCCCAACTGGTAGAGGTCGCTTCACGTTCCAGCGGCACGAGGGTCACAGGGACTCGGAGCGAACGCGCCGCAGTCGAGCGGCATGCCGCCCGGACGGACCTTCAATCCGCCATGTACCAGCATTTCCTGCCCGGGCCTGCCGTGTTTCAGATGGGAGTTCCTGCTTCCGACTGCTTCCCCTCCACGCTGCTCGCGCGCATTCGAGCACGTACCGCGCGGGACGAGGCAGAGGCCATCGCCTGCTATCACGATCCCCGCGGAGAGTTCGAATTCCGACGCGAGATTGCAGCCCATCTGGCACTGTCTCGAGGCATCGAATGCCTGTCTTCACAGGTTTTCATCACGGCGGGATTCTCGGGTGGTCTGGGTGCCACCCTCCAGGTCATCCAGGCTGCGGGCAAGACTGCATGGGTTGAAAATCCCGGATTTCTTCTGAGCCGCCGCGCCCTGGAAATCGCCGGTCTCTCCACCATCCATGTTCCGGTGGATGCCGACGGAATGAATATTGCTTTCGGAGAAAGACATGCGCCGGATGCGGCTGTCGCGCTGGTCACACCGGGGCAACAAGCGCCATTGGGGCCCACCTTGTCGCTGGAGCGCAGACTTCAACTGCTTGCTTGGGCGGAACGTTCCCAAGCCTGGATCATCGAGGACGACTACCTAGGGGAACTGCAACTCAGGCGACGTGCTGCACCAGCACTGGCGGCCCAAGACCGGTCTGGCCGAGTCATCCATATAGGCTCCTTCGCCAAGACCATCAGTCCCGCGCTGCGCCTGGGGTTTGTCGTTGCACCGCCTGCACTGGTGCCCGCATTCGACGAGGCCATGGCTTGCCTAGCACCTGCACCTGGCCCAGCCGTCCAGACCGCGACGCTGGAGTTCATGCGGGACGGCCACTATCTCCGGCACCTGCGGCGCATGAAGCGTGTCTATGCCGCACGCAGCAATGCGCTGCTCGCCAACCTGGATGCCCAGGGCCTCCATGGATATCCCGCCGGTCTGGCCGTGGTGGTCCAGTTCCCGGGCGGCTGCGACGACAAGGCCATTGCGCGCGAAGCCTACGCCTATGGCCTTGCTCCAGCGCCGCTGTCGATCTGGTACGGTGCAACTGGTACGCAGCGGTCCGGCCTGCTTCTCGGAGTCGCATCCGCTGTGGAAACCCAGCAGGAAGTAGCGTGCCAACGGCTGGCACAGATCATTTGTAGGTATGTGTGAATTGCGCGCGAGTTCTGGAAATCCAGAACTCAAACGCCTCGCAGCGGCGCTTGAGCCAAATTCAATTCATGAACCAGATCAACCGGCGCACGTGGCCGCGTCGGAACGAAACGGCGGCCTGAGTAATGTAGTCTCAGGCCGCCAAACGACGGGCACCATGGCGCCAGCACAGGAAGCAGCGCTCCAGCCTCCATCTCCTCTTCGATGAACCATTCGGCGAGGAAACCACTAATGCCCGACTGCCCGCTTGATGGCATGACTTGCTGA encodes:
- a CDS encoding carboxymuconolactone decarboxylase family protein, coding for MKMRLDYTKAAPGGVKAFGGVYGYILQSGLEDVLVELVYLRVSQINGCAYCLDMHTRDLTKKGVSVQKLALVQAWSEAGSIFSAREQAALAWAETVTLVAQTHVPDAAFEAAAAVFSEKELADLTMAISLMNAYNRLAISFRREPDGLQADKS
- a CDS encoding PLP-dependent aminotransferase family protein, with translation MWLYYGSMSSPLHIPLDRSAKTSFAEQICAGITSAIESGVLESGARLPSWVDLAAQLGVARGTVKAAYERLADAQLVEVASRSSGTRVTGTRSERAAVERHAARTDLQSAMYQHFLPGPAVFQMGVPASDCFPSTLLARIRARTARDEAEAIACYHDPRGEFEFRREIAAHLALSRGIECLSSQVFITAGFSGGLGATLQVIQAAGKTAWVENPGFLLSRRALEIAGLSTIHVPVDADGMNIAFGERHAPDAAVALVTPGQQAPLGPTLSLERRLQLLAWAERSQAWIIEDDYLGELQLRRRAAPALAAQDRSGRVIHIGSFAKTISPALRLGFVVAPPALVPAFDEAMACLAPAPGPAVQTATLEFMRDGHYLRHLRRMKRVYAARSNALLANLDAQGLHGYPAGLAVVVQFPGGCDDKAIAREAYAYGLAPAPLSIWYGATGTQRSGLLLGVASAVETQQEVACQRLAQIICRYV
- a CDS encoding NAD-dependent epimerase/dehydratase family protein, whose protein sequence is MKIFIAGATGVIGLPLVRVLCALGHQVTGMTRAGAGVDRLRELGASASVADAFDPKAVHAAIDVASPDVVIDQLTWLPATPADIIKSMPNDTRLHREGGGNLLAAAQSLGVKRYIMQSRGFYLDAPVGQLADETAKLRYAAPGEIGESTRAIGEYEDKVCTSTLLEGVSLRYGFFYGPGTWYRPDGVIAQDARDGKAVILGAGNAVWSFVHIDDAVAATVAALTAPAGIYNVVDDDPLPVAEWMPAFANWVEAPAPTRASGQEALKLAGEEAVYYHLSLTGASNRKAKGQLGFRPRPLLWKK
- a CDS encoding GNAT family N-acetyltransferase — encoded protein: MSSASSLPTSISIRLIRREDYEQWIPLWEGYNAFYGRSGDTALDPEITAVTWWRFFNPIEPVFAVVAETEEVVVGFAHFLFHRSTTRLEPVCYLNDIFTLSAFRGRGIGKSLIHGVYEYARNAGARRVYWQTQAANEAGRALYDKVAMNSGFIVYSHQC
- a CDS encoding cupin domain-containing protein; the protein is MKLQHVLFPLTFAVGLSFIGVASAHGAGDSVKPNFSQPITNIPGKSLIAVEVLYPPGGASLPHTHAKSSFIYAYVVSGRIASKVNDGPERIYKAGESFYEEPGSRHPVSRNASKTQPAKLLAVFVVDSNDTPLTTNE